The window gctaaaaatatttatacctGGCAAAATGTCCCTATTTatgaatgataaattattataattttatttagttttttcaaCCATCCACTATTACCTTAGATAACTCTTTTAATgcaaataattctaaatatttctacATAACAATGTAATTTATTACTTCTACAGGATTTGAGTCTTGTAAAGAGAAATGCTACAAATCCAGGATAACATGGACATCCTCAGTAATTTGACATCCAGATTTCCAACCTTCTTACTGACTGGCATTCCTGGCCTAGAGTCTGCCCAGGCCTGGATCTCCATTCCTTTCTGTTGCCTTTATGCCATTGCCCTGTCTGGGAACAGCATGATCCTGTTAGTCATCAGCACCCAGCACAGTCTTCATGAGCCCATGTACTATTTCCTCTCTATGCTGTCAGCCACAGATCTGGGCTTGACTCTTTCCACAATGTCCACAACATTAGGTATCTTCTGGTTTAATGCAAATGAAGTCAGTCTGGACAGCTGTATTGTCCAGATGTTTTTTCTTCATGGATTTTCTGTCATGGAATCTGGGGTGCTGGTATCAATGGCTtttgaccgctatgtggccatctgtgaCCCTCTCAGATACACTACAATTCTCACTAATTCTAGGATCATTCAGATGGGTCTCCTAGTGATTATACGTGCTGTGGTTTTAATAGTACCACTGCTTGTGCTCCTTAAGCCTCTGTCTTTTTGTAGAATGAACACCCTTTCCCACTCCTACTGCTACCATCCAGATGTG is drawn from Urocitellus parryii isolate mUroPar1 chromosome 4, mUroPar1.hap1, whole genome shotgun sequence and contains these coding sequences:
- the LOC113191336 gene encoding olfactory receptor 51F1-like, producing MLQIQDNMDILSNLTSRFPTFLLTGIPGLESAQAWISIPFCCLYAIALSGNSMILLVISTQHSLHEPMYYFLSMLSATDLGLTLSTMSTTLGIFWFNANEVSLDSCIVQMFFLHGFSVMESGVLVSMAFDRYVAICDPLRYTTILTNSRIIQMGLLVIIRAVVLIVPLLVLLKPLSFCRMNTLSHSYCYHPDVIKLACSDTQANSICGLVDLILTTGIDTPCIVLSYTFIIYSVLSIASPEERYKVFNTCVSHMGAVAIFYIPMISLSLVHRYGRSAPKVVHSMMANVYLLLPPVLNPIIYSVKTKQIRKAILNFLTK